TGGGTATCTGTATCTGAATCGTAACCCATCCTGGCAGGGTAAACCGTTGCTGCCTTATTTAAACGAAGCGGTTTATCCGTTTTATATCCTGCACCAGACCGTGATCGTTCTTATCGGTTATTATGTGCTGACCCGGACTACCTTAGGCGTTTACACAGGTTTTCTTGCCGTAAGTCTTGCTTCATTAGGGGCCTGTATCGCTATTTATGCCATACTGATTCGCCCATTTAAGCCAATGAGGGTATTGTTTGGGATGAAATAAGTTGTCTGGTTCGACCGAAGCATCTATTTTTACCTGCATAAGCTGAATTCGGGAATGGCATACTATGGATCATGGATTGCTGTTCTACTGTCGAACTCACGTTACATCTCGAATCAATACATTTCCAACGACATGCTTCGTACCGATTGGACCCGCGCTGAAATCGCCGACATTTATAATTCGCCTGTTCTGGATTTAATTTACCGGGCAGCTACTGTTCACCGACAACATCATGATCCTCAGGAAGTACAGGTATGTACACTGCTTTCTGTCAAGACGGGTGGATGCCCTGAGGATTGCGCCTACTGCCCGCAGGCAGCTCGTTACCATACCAATGTGAAAGTGCATAAATTGATGGAGGTCAATGAAGTGCTGACGGCAGCACAGCGGGCTAAGGATACCGGAAGTACGCGTTTCTGTATGGGAGCAGCCTGGCGTGAAGTGCGTGATAATCGTGATTTCGATAAAGTACTGGAAATGGTACAGGGCGTCAACGAAATGGGGCTTGAAGTGTGCTGCACGCTCGGTATGCTGACCGAAAGTCAGGCGCAGAAACTAAAAGATGCTGGCTTGTATGCTTATAACCATAACCTCGATACCAGCGAAGAATATTATGGCGACATCATCACAACTCGTACCTACGATGATCGCTTAGACACACTGAGCCATGCCCGTAAGGCCGGAATTTCGGTTTGTTCGGGTGGTATAATCGGGATGGGCGAGTCGGATCAGGATAGGATTGGTATGTTGCACACACTGGCTACGCTGCCTCAACATCCCGAATCTGTACCTGTCAATGCGCTGGTGCCGGTAGAGGGAACGCCTTTAGAAGATCAGCCAAGGGTGTCGATCTGGGAAATGGTTCGGATGATTGCTACTGCCCGAATTATCATGCCGAAAGCAATGGTACGTCTTTCGGCTGGTCGCGTTCGGATGAATACCGAAGAGCAGGCTTTGTGCTTTCTGGCCGGAGCCAATTCCATCTTTGCCGGTGATAAACTCCTGACAACGCCTAACCCGGACGAAGATGCGGACCAGCAGTTATTCCAAACGCTCAACATCCGGCCCCGGAAAGCCTTCAAAAATGGCGATCAACCTGCCGTTGTGTTCGAGCAAATTCCGCTTTAATGCCTTGTGGCGATTTTGAGATTCCACATTAAAAAAGGGAGCCCAAGTTGTTTAGGCTCCCTTTTTTAATGTGGAACATGGCTGTTATAAGCGACGAACGTATTCATTTTCGTTGATCTTCTCGATGATCACTTCGGCTAACGAAGCTGCCCGTTCTTTCTTAACTTCTGCTTTATCTTTCGTTTCAACCGTTACGTTAATGATGTGGTTGTTGTACAGTACGTGCATGGCACCCGTTGTGGCGTCCCATACCGCTTTATCCCCAACATTCGGTACCGCTTCAAAATTACCTTTGCTAACAGCAGGAGCCGTCAGGTGAGGAGTTGCTGCAGTAACGCCACCATGAGTAGGCTGATGATCTTCGGTAGCAGGATGCTCCGAAACGGCTGAGTCGGCAACCATGGCTTCGGGATTCGTACCTTCCGAACTGTTGGTCATTTCCTGCTCGTGTACGTCGGCTACGGGCGCAGCCTGTGCGTCCGGTTTTCCCTGATACATCTTATCAAATTGGTACTCAGCCAGGAACGTTGACGAGTAAGGTCTTGCCCCACCAAATGATACAACAACTTTACTGCCTTCCCAGGCAAAATCACAGCCACCGTGTTCATGCCCTTCTTCCAGTTTGACGGTTTCGCCTAGGTTGAACGTATGGCGGACATATTCTTCACCCAGTATGTTACAGGGTTCGTCGTAGTTAAAATCAGAGGTGAGTGCAGCGAGGCCTGTAGGTCTTTTGGCCAAAATTGGGCTGGCATCCATTTGGCTGGCTGGATCGGAAGTGTCTGAGCCAGGGTTACTGCAGGCAAAGCACAGTACAGGTAAAGCAACTATCAGCGACTTTAGTTTCATGGTATGATTGGAGAAAAGCCAAAATTAGCGTTTTCTTAAATACCATCTTAAGGATGCCTATGTTTTTGCATGAGTGCAATCGGCTTTAACCCACTCTGCGTGGTAAGCACGCTGTCTAAAGTTGATCCGTTCTGTTACCGTCAGCCACCCGAATGATACCGCAAATGAGGGAGATCGGTGTTCGTTGCGTAGTTTTGTGACTGAATATACCTGTTCCATGTCTGCCATCGAAACCATTTTATTATCCCCCGGCCAAAAGGCTTATTTTGCTTCTGATTTTCACTTAGGTACACCTTCTCCCAGTCAAAGCCGTGAACGCGAACAGGCCGTTGTGGATTGGCTCGATACGATCCGTACCGATGCAGAGGTGATTTTTCTGGTAGGCGATGTGTTCGACTTCTGGTTCGAATACAAGCATAGCATTCCCAAAGGATTCGTTCGGCTACAGGGAAAACTTGCCGAATTGACTGATTCCGGGATAAAAATCATTTTTTTTACCGGGAATCATGACATGTGGATGAATGATTACTTTACTAAGGAAATGGGGATACCCGTCTATCGGGAACCACGGCGGTA
This window of the Spirosoma aerolatum genome carries:
- the bioB gene encoding biotin synthase BioB → MLRTDWTRAEIADIYNSPVLDLIYRAATVHRQHHDPQEVQVCTLLSVKTGGCPEDCAYCPQAARYHTNVKVHKLMEVNEVLTAAQRAKDTGSTRFCMGAAWREVRDNRDFDKVLEMVQGVNEMGLEVCCTLGMLTESQAQKLKDAGLYAYNHNLDTSEEYYGDIITTRTYDDRLDTLSHARKAGISVCSGGIIGMGESDQDRIGMLHTLATLPQHPESVPVNALVPVEGTPLEDQPRVSIWEMVRMIATARIIMPKAMVRLSAGRVRMNTEEQALCFLAGANSIFAGDKLLTTPNPDEDADQQLFQTLNIRPRKAFKNGDQPAVVFEQIPL